The genomic window GCTCTGGGAAGGAAAAATTGAGCGCTGGGAAGCAGTTGTCCCAGTGGTTTGGATTTGGATCTGAAAGGAAGCATCTTGAAGGCAGTAACCCTTGACTTCTGAAGGCCAGGTGAAGGTAGGGTCAGGAGGTCTCCGGCGAAGGCCCGGGGACAGGAGCCAGACAGAAAACCAGACAGGCCGGAACCCCGAGGGCAAAATTGCTGAGTCGGCCACAAGGTGGGGTTGGGCCTGGCCACGAGGGTCTTGTGTCCTGCAGCCGAGCAGAGGGCTCAGGTCGGTCCCCAGTGCACTCCTGCAGTGGCACTCAGAAGTTGGCATCAGCCGATGGAAGGCTTCGGATCCCACCCTGAAATCTCTGTCACTGGTCCCCTGTCTGGGAGATAAGCAAGGAATGCAGGGGTGTATGAGAGGGAGGAATCGGCAGTGTCCAGATGTTGGAAGCAGAGCACCCCAAAGCAGCAGTTACAGGGGAAGGGATGCGGAGGAAGGCGGGTAGGGTCGGAGGCGACTGTCCCTCCAGCCCAGATGTCCTTGTCCCTTGTGCCAGGGAAACTAAGTTTGTGACACACTTAGTTTGCTACTAATTTTGTTATCTTATTTGAAGAAACCAAATTGGCCACAATTTTAGGAATCTAGACAAAAATACTAAACAGACTCACTCTTAAGCTTGATTTTTGACAACGGAAAGGCTCTGTGATACGCCCTTACCTCCGAGAATGTGGTGCGGTGTGCATGCACGGCTTGCAAGCCCTGCTCCGTTCCCACTTGTCTGTAGAGGGATGAGCGATACGAGCCGTTATTTAGGGGGTGTTGAAACAGTCATGAAATAAAGATGAGAGGAGGTTGCTAATTGGCTTTTGTCTTGCTTTGCTCTTTAAATGCCTTTCCTCGACCCCAGTGAGGGTTGGCTCCTGGTCAGTGTAGGCCGAGAGTCTAGCCGCAGCGGGTCACTCCTAACCCGGCGTGCCGGGCTGGCGGCAGGCAGACGAATGGTATCGTGAAGCACCCAGAGGAGGAAGTCCTCATCCTCTTTTAGCGCCGCATGTAACTCTCTGAGCTGCTTGCTCTCCGGGTGTCACCCATTCGAGTGGAACTCGGTGGGCGCTCCTGCAAGTTGAGGTGCCGTTTTGGCTGCAGATACTAAGTGACGAGCCACTATAGGGACGCCCACTTATGGAGATTAACTTTACCTTAAATaaagcattgtttttctttcatagaaCAGCGTAGTTCAAAATTCAGTGTGCTCTTATTTTACTCAGGCAGACGGAAAGAAGAGTGTGAAAAATAACCCTTCCGTTTTGCCTTTGCCCATGGGGTCTCTCAGCACTGGGGACGGTGACCTTTCTGACTCCCTGAGCCTCCCAAGTTCTTgacctcctctgctctctctgctaACGCCCCAGGTCAGGAGCCCTGGTTTCCTTCCTCTCACTACGGATGTCCTGTGTCCCTGCTGGCGTAGCAGAATACGCCAGTGCTGGGACTCAGGACATACTGTCGCAAACCTGAGCCTAGTGGAGCTTTGGCTCTTGAGCTTGCCACCGGACAGGGGCTGGGCAACCAGCAAAAATGATGCCAGTTTGCTCTATAGGGTGCCTGTCCCGAGTTTTAGAGCCTCCTGAGCTTCTGTAGCCTGTGCGTCGTTCTAGGCCTTCCCAGCCCAGACTCAGAAAGAATTCTAGTTTTGAAACTCTGCTCGGTTTTGGTTGTGGCTTTGCTTTTCATCACTAGATGTTGGGAGTTGCATCAATGAGGCCTTCCTCTAAATCCCAGCGTATGTGCTGGTTTATCTTGTCATGCGTGCCCTCTTGTTTCCGCATTTCACACGGCTGTGTCCGTGCCACTTCCCAGCAAGGAGCTGTAATAAATTCAATATCAAAATGTCTTTACATAGTAGTTtagtaatttacattttttttacgtAATTCTTCTTGATGTTTGAACAACACGTCCCATTGCAGAAAACCCTCACCCGTAATATCGCAAGGTGGGTTGATGCTGactctcccattttacagatgaagaacctgaGGCTTAGAAAGATTTCTGTTCCCAAGGTTGCATGGCTCAGAAATGGTACAGTCCTCCTTTGGTCCTTGAGTTTTCCCTGGTTCCAAAACCTGTGGGCTTCCCACGGTGCTATGTCCATCCTTACGTCCATCTCCAGGCCTCAGTGCCGTCCGTGGTCCCTGGGACAACACTTCCCTGAGACTGCTGATGTCCTAGGGCATCAATAAGAAAAGGTACTGTGAGGTCCTGCATAGGAGACTCTTCCGAGTAATTCAGGGACTTGTAAAATGACTTTTAGAGACGTGTTCAGCAGGTGGGAAAGTCAGCTATAAAATGAAGGCATTCAGTGCTTCAGGTTCCATCGGGGTTATTTGGGACATCTCCACACCTGGAAGAGCACAGCGTGTACCCATGTTGTGCAGTGAAGGTGAACACAGGACACAGTGGGACCGCGGAGGGAGGCTTAAGTCCCACCTCCTGACCAGACGTCCGCTGAAACACGTTTTCCGTCCCTGCACATGCCACGCGTAGTCCATGTTTGGCCTGTTGAAGCTCTCACACCACCGCCCCCTTTCTCTGTGTCAGAGTCTTCCCACTTAAGGCCCCACTGAAGTTCCTCTACCAAACCCATTTAGCACTGATTATCTGTACCCCACTTTATTGTTTATTGTTCTCTAATTGTTTCATGAGTCTTTTCTCTCCAACCAAATTATAAGCTGCATGAGGGCAAGGAATGTGTGTCATACGTCTTTTGGATCTTCCTCACAGTCTAGCACCAAGGTAGGTACGCAGTAGGTCCGTAGTAAAACTCGCCCTGGATCACTCAGAACCCCAGACGCTGTGCGCACTTTctacatatctgtgtgtgtagCGCCCGTATTGCCAGCATTCTTCTCTCTTGGGCACCCATGGAAGGACTCCATCGAGAGGTCTGTGTTTGGTATTTTAGGATGCCGTGTCATACCAGGACGTTGTGAACCTGACCGAGGACAGGAAGCCTCAGAACCCGATTCAGGACAACATGGAAAACTACAGGAAGCTGCTCTCTCTGGGTAAGCAGAGAGACCCAGTTACTGGAGCTTTTTGTCACCTGACTCTTAAAGCTGTAGGACATTAGACTCCATGTTAATATGTTTGGATTTTAAGGGTGATAAGAAGCCTTTGGAATAttttaagcagagaaataaatgatgAGATGTGTTTTTGAGAAATCATTCTGGCTTTGGGTATATTGAGTGTATTGTACAAGGTCATGGAGAATGGGGAGATGGCTCTTGCCACAAGAGTTGGTACTTTTTCTAGAGAGGTGGCAGTGAGGATTTTTAAATACCTACTTAGAATGGGATCCTGAGTTCCAGTTTGGACCTCCCTTGAAGTTGGCTAGCATAGTGGGCAGTTGGCTGGCACTGAGGGGAGAGAGCTTTGCAAGGCAATGGAGCCTCAAGGAGCTCTGGTGTTAGGGGATCAGCTGAGGAAAAGagtcaagaaagaggaagagaatcatGGAAGCCAGTGAAAAAGAGGTGCGTCAGGATTTAAGTGTTCATTACAGGCAGGTGAAGACTGAAAAAGGTGCACTGAATTTCAGGACATGTAGTGGTCTCTGTGCAGATTTCTAGGTGGAATCAGGAGAATTAGTTAAAATTCAGgtaataagtcatacagagaaagataccatatgttttgactcttatgtggatcctgagaaacttaatagaagaccatggtggaggggaaggaagaaaaaaagttagggagggagccaaaccataagagacccttaaaaactgagaataaactgagggttgatggggggtgggagggaggggaaaatgggtgatgggcattgaggagagcacctgttgggatgagcactgggtattgtatggaaaccaatttgacaacaaacttcatattaaaaaataaaattcaggctAGAATGGGCTGAGGAGTGGACAGTAAGGACATGGGACTGCACATAGAAGACACTCCAGGAGTTGGGCGTGGGCCACCTCCTGTTTAGTGGTTCCTAGGAAGGTAGGCACCATCTTACGGTGATGAGTCTTGTGCCCAGCTTGAGCATAAGCTGTCATATCATTCTTGTGAACAGGGGTTCAGCTTGCGGAAGACGACGGCCACTCCCACATGACACAGGGCCATTCATCGAGGTCAAAGAGAAGTGCCTACCCAAGCACCAGTCGAGGTAAGCACGAGGCAGGTTGTACCTAGTGGCCATTTGAGTTAATGAGATGGGAGCCGTACATACATATTGGTAGACCTGTTACATTTTATATTCACACCATCACCACAGAAGTCTCAGTGTTACAGGTACAGGAATTAGGGAGTATTTACACTTGGGGTTTCTTTTCAGGTCTAAAATCTATGCCTGAAACCAAAAAGTCAACCCATCGGCGGGGAATTTGTGAAGATGAATCTTCCCACGGGGTGATCATGGAAAAATTCATCAAGGACGTTTCGCGCAACTCCAAATCAGGACGGGCAAGGGAATCTAACGATCGGTCCCAGAGGTTCCCCAGAAGGCCAGACAATGATTGGAAGGAAGCTTCGTTCAACAAGAGGGAGTCGGTGATTCAGGAGAGGGGCTATGAAGGGAATGGCTTTGGGGGAGGCTTTAATTTTAACTCGAGTCTTGTTTCCAAAAAGAGagttcttgaaagaaaaaggCGCTATCAGTTTGACACAGATGGGAAGGGTTCAGCTCACGAGCAGAAGGGCTATGCAAGGAAGAGACCTTTTGAATGTAGTGAAATGAGAAAAGCCATGAGCATGAGCAGCCTTAGCGCCCCCTCCTTCACTGAGTCGCAGCCACTTGATTTTGGGGCAATGCCCTATGTGTGTGATGAATGTGGGAGGTCTTTCAGTGTGATTTCCGAATTTGTCGAACATCAGATCATGCATACTAGAGAGAATCTCTATGAGTATGGTGAATCGTTTATTCATAGTGTGGCTGTCAGTGAGGTTCAGAAAAGTCAGGCTGGAGGGAAGCGCTTTGAATGTAAGGAGTGTGGGGAAACCTTTAATAAGAGTGCCGCGCTTGCCGAACATCGGAAAATTCATGCTAGAGAGCATCTTGCAGAATGTAATGATGAGGAGTATGAGGAGCCATTCATGCCTAGCCCAACCTTCAGTGAGCTCCAGAAAATATATGGGAAAGATAAATTCTATGAATGTAAGGTGTGTAAGGAAACCTTCCTTCATAGCTCCGCCCTAATTGACCACCAGAAAATCCATGGTAGAGATGACAAAGATAATGAGCGTGGGGAAGGCTTTAAACCCAGCCCACCCCCCAGTGATCTTCCGAAAACGTATGGTAAAGAGAAAATGTATGAATGCAAGGTGTGTGGGGAGACCTTCCATCACAGCTCATCCCTGAAAGAACACCAGAAGATCCATACTAGAGGAAACCTCTTTGAAAGTAAGGGTAAAGTGTGTGAGGAAACATTTATTCCTGGTCAGTCCCTTAAAAGGCGTCAGAAGACGTACCCAAAAGAGAAGCTGTATGACTTTACAGATGGTGGGGATGCCTTTAGGCAAAGCTCAGACCTCAGTGAGCATCAGAAAATTCATTCTCGAAAGAACCTCTTCGAAGGCAGGGGGTACGAGAAGTCTGTCATTCATAGCGTGCCCTTCACCGAATCCCAGAAGAGTCATACTATAACAAGACCACCTGAAGATGATGAGGACCAGAAGGCGTTCACCGTCAGCTCTAACCCTGATGACAACCAGAAGGTTCCTCCTCAAGAAAACGTCTATGAGAGGAAACCATACGAGAGGTCTGTTATTCATAGCTTAGCCTTTGCTAAGGCTGAGAAGAGTCACAGTGCAGTGGGGCCCAACAAACCAAAAGTGATTGCGGAGTCTCCCATTCAAAGCTCAGGTGTTACCGAACATCAGAAAGCCCACGCTGGAGAGAATACCTCCGAAGGAAAGAAATACGAGAGGTCTGTTATCCATAGTGTAGCTGCTTTCAAACCTCCCAAAAGTTGCAATGGAAATGAAGTCGTTGAATGTGAAGAGAAGGGAGAATCCTCCACTTCTGTTTCAGACCGTCATGATAAGCAACAGAAAACTCCTGCCAGAGAGAACCCTAATGAAGGGGGTAAGAATAACAACTACAAGGACTCTGTCATACAAAGTGTATCCCATATGGAATCTCAGAAAAGTCCAACTAGTCAGGGATCCAGTGAACTTAAGAAGGATGGCGAATCATCTACTCCCACCTCAAATGTCCGTGAACATCAGAAGGCTCGTTCgaagaagaaaaacattgagCGTAGGAACTACGAGACCTCTGTAATTCACTCCCTACGTTTTGGTGACCATCAAACATTTCGCCCTAGAGAGAAATTCTATGAATGTCCGGAGTGTGGAGAATCTTTTGTTCGTAGCTACGACCTCACTGAGCATCTGAAGATTCACGATAGAAAGAAGCCCTCTGGAAGTAAAAACTACGAACGTTCTGTAATTCGCAGCTTAGTCTCTACTGATCCTCAGACGAGTTACGCTGAGCAGCAACCACAGACAAGTTATGCTGGACACTCATCACAGATGAGGTACTCTGACCAAGCAGCACAAACGAGTTACGCCAAACACCCAGTGCAGGCGAGTTACTCTGGAATGCACATGAGTTACGCTGTACAGCCAGCGCACATGAGTTACACACAGCAAGCAGCACAGACGAGCTACATGGTGCCACCGACACAGATCAGTTACGACGAGGAGCAAGCGCAGACAAGTTACGCTGAACAGCAAGTGCGCAACAGATGCAGGGAGTGTGGGGAATGCTTTGCCACCGTCGGAGACCTTGGTGCACATCAGAAAATCTACGCCCGAGAAGAATTCCATGGTCGGAAGCTCTTTGGAGACACTGTTATTCAGGGCATAGGCCTTGAAGGGCCTCGGCCGGAAGAGCCTCGGCAGAATGAGCCAGATGAGCAGGACGAGCAGGACGAGCCTGAAGATGCCATCTATGGCTGTAAGGACTGTGGGCTAGGCTTTGCAGATCGCGCAGACCTTAGGGATCATCAGAAAGTTCATGGCAGAGAGTATCTCATCGATAGTCGCGAGTACACCCATTCTGTAATCCACACCCATTCTGTCAGTGAGTATCAGAAAGATTACATCGGAGAGCAGCTCTATGAATGCCCGGCATGTGGGGAATCCTTCGTtcatagctcattcctttttgaGCATCAGAAAATCCACGAGCAAGATCAATTTTATGGCCAAAGAAGGTATGATGAGCCTTTTGTGCAGCCCCTGGTCATCAACCCACGGAGGCCTCGTGCCCCACAGAAGAGTCCCACTGCAGGAACATCCCTTCAGTGCCACGTGTGCGGACAAGACTTCATTCATGGCTCTGTCCTCGGTGAGCATATGAGAATTCACACCAGAGAGGATTTACCGGAACAGGGCCAGAGAAGTGAAGATGCAGTGAGTCCAGGCTTAGCCCTTACTGAGTTTCAGAGAAGTCAAACCGAAGAGAAACACTATGAATGTAAAACATGTGGAGAAACCTTCCTCAGTCAGTCAGACCTTAGAGAGCACATGAGAATTCATGAGAAAGACGAGCCCTATGATTATGGGGCCTCTTTTGTTCACACTTCATTTCTTACTGAGCCCCCCAAAAGAGATTCACCATTCTATGAATGCAAGGACTGTGGGAAGTCCTTTATTCATAACACCGTTCTCACCAAGCATCAGAAGCTTCAtcttgaagaagaggaagaagaaggagccCAGGAGGTGGAAGCCAATGTCCTTGTTCCACGAGAAGTGCTGCGGATCCAGGGGTCAAACGTAGAGGCTGCCGAGCCCGAGGTGGAGGCTGCCGAGCCCGAGGTGGAGGCTGCCGAGCCCAATGTGGAGGCTGCCGAGCCCAATGGAGAGGCCGAGGGACCAGATGGGGAGGCTGCAGAGCCAGATGGGGAAGCCGAACAGCCCAACGGAGAGGCCGAACAGCCCAATGGAGATGCTGATGAACCAGACGGGGCAGGGATCGAAGACCCAGAGGAAAGAGCTGAAGAGCCAGAGGGAGATGCCGATGAGCCAGACGGGGCAGGGATCGAAGACCCAGAAGAAGAAGGCGAAGATCAAGAGATTCAGGTTGAAGAGCCATACTACGACTGCAGGGAATGCGGAGAAACCTTTGCTTCCAACTCTGCCTATGGTGAGCACCTGAAAACCCATGCCAGGGTGATAATATTTGAGCCTGGAAATGTCTATGGGGAAAGCTCCCGCTACACTGAACATGCCAGCACCAGCACCAGCGACAACGACAGGGCCGATGACAAGTATTTCAAGTGTGATGTCTGTGGGCAGCTTTTCAGTGATCGCCTGTCCCTCGCTAGACACCAGAATACTCATACCGGCTGAGAACATAAGTATAAAGGTTAGGAAACCTTCACTTAGAACTTGACCCTTACTAAACCAGAGACTTCAGACCAATCCATAACAATGTCAGAAGAAACTTACCTTGGCACGTACACACCTGACTTTTAACATCAGACAACTCAgactaaaaagaaaccaaaggtgGAAACTGCTTTGGTCTCAGCTCTCCCCCATCTAGCTCTGCCCCATCCAGCTGTCTCCCATCCAGCACCAGTGTGTGCATATGGGAAAGCTGTAGCACGTACCTTGCATCTGAGTGACCTTATTGAGGGAAAACCCCAGGGGTTTTTGAGACTACAGAAATCGCCCCAGTCAACTGTAAATGACATTTCTGTAACCTATATATAATGCTCCCTGCAGTGTATATAAAATAGCATATCGTAGCAAAACAGTAATCACATATCTTTGGATTTAATATGATATACAGTTACAGTTTACTGTGCAGAGGTACCTTACCTGGTactcggattttttttttttttttttttttggaggaggaagagagcaacaaattagaatatatttctaaGCATCTTAGATTCTGAGAAAGACTTCTTGTGCATTATTTGGACCCCATTGGTATCGTTTCGAGTAATTGTGTGTCATTCCTTACTCTTAAGTATTCCTGTAAAAGTGTAAGCATGAAAGgtaaaatgtcttttattctttgctGTTTGAAAAGAGAAGTGTTTTGAACTTCCTTTTCAGCCATTTCGTCTACACCAACACTTTGGAACCTAATGCTGTGTAAGCCTTTACAATATGTAGATTGGCCTTTTGTGACCCAAAGTGGTTGGTTGCCACATTGTACCTTGCAGTGGTTCTCATGCTAAAATattacaagttttgtttttttttttttaaccaacctGATGTGTGTTTGATAATGAATTTACAAAAACTGAAGCTTTTCCCTATAAATCCTACGTTTTTGCCTTTAAAGAGTGGGTTGCAACCATCACTAGATCACAGTAGTGCCTACTGATGGTTGAGAACCAGAGGGAGAGACTTTTGTGTTGTAAATAAGGATGCAGGCTAACTACTTCCATCACTTCCTGTGTGCGCTTCCTGCCTTAAGTGACAAGTAGCATCGTGGCTTCAGTAGTGTGAACTGCCACAAGTCAGTCTGCACCCTGGGTGCCCAGGAGCTAGTATCCTTAGAGCTTTCTATCGCTTACCTGATTTCTTGTCTTCACCTGTCTGACCCTCCTCCCCCATGtctaacttaaattttaaaaatcaaaaaaaaaaacaaaaaacaacaaaaaacaacaacaaaaaaagctttcTTTACAGTCAACTTAAGCTTAACATGGACTCAGGTTCCCCAGCAGCCTTAATTTGTTTCCTTACCATCTGTTCCTCCCTCTTGCAGCCCTTCTAAGTATCTCCGAGCTATCTATCCACTAGTGTCACGTTTGTCGGATCACCTCAGTTTTCCATTTAATCACAAATTGACCTCATAGCTTGAGGTTTCCTGTGTCCTGTTCTGTGGACCACCTGTACTccttttgcttcccctccccttgCATAATGACTATTAAATTTTTTGGCTTTGAgttggctggaaaaaaaaaaaattaaaaaaaaaaaaaaaccttagaaagtGGATCTGTAGATTAAGTGAGCAAAAGACAACAGCAGATAATTTGAGCAAGCAAAATTAACCTATGTGCTGGGGGAACGTGTCTAAATCTTCCTCTCCTAGATCCGCGTGGTTAGGGCTTGGGGAATGTGTGTCAGAGCTGCAGGGAATGCCAAAGTTGAGGAAGGCTGTAGGGTTGAGAGCACGAAGCAGAAATGAGGAAGCCAAAGAAGGAAGTCCTAATACATCGCCAGATCTAGGAGGGTGGGGaagcagacagaaggaaaaatgggaagcagggctgggaagCCCAGGTTGGTGGGAATGAATTGAGCAGGATGTCCTGGGCAGTGAAGAAGGGGCCTTTTTGGTATAGGTGAGGGCCAGCTGCATAGAAGGACCTGAGGTTGGAATGGACAGCCAAGAAAACAGGAGAATCGAGGCCCCGCAGCACAGGAGGGGGACCCTTTAGATGGGAACCAGCGTTGATGTTATCAGGGTGAACTCGGGTTGATCGCTGTTGGCAGTATTAGTTGGTAGAACCTTTTCAGAAAACAACTTGCCAAATGACAGGGTGTCCATT from Panthera tigris isolate Pti1 chromosome E2, P.tigris_Pti1_mat1.1, whole genome shotgun sequence includes these protein-coding regions:
- the PEG3 gene encoding paternally-expressed gene 3 protein: MLPPKYLSATKPKKSWAPDVHELDSDLTKEPDATVREGATDPEFFHQRFRNFLYVEFVGPRKTLFKLRNLCLDWLQPETRTKEEIIELLVLEQYLTILPEKIKPWVRAKKPENCEKLVTLLENYKEMYEPGDDNNSDLRSEDSMSRKGAESPPPRSASSFCSDRDRDWDQEWDRERDRDWDLDWDRDRERRGRSRDLGSRDRWPYPRNPRGRLPQRDLSLPLMEKTTFATERERKRRDSVMDYESRSQDAVSYQDVVNLTEDRKPQNPIQDNMENYRKLLSLGVQLAEDDGHSHMTQGHSSRSKRSAYPSTSRGLKSMPETKKSTHRRGICEDESSHGVIMEKFIKDVSRNSKSGRARESNDRSQRFPRRPDNDWKEASFNKRESVIQERGYEGNGFGGGFNFNSSLVSKKRVLERKRRYQFDTDGKGSAHEQKGYARKRPFECSEMRKAMSMSSLSAPSFTESQPLDFGAMPYVCDECGRSFSVISEFVEHQIMHTRENLYEYGESFIHSVAVSEVQKSQAGGKRFECKECGETFNKSAALAEHRKIHAREHLAECNDEEYEEPFMPSPTFSELQKIYGKDKFYECKVCKETFLHSSALIDHQKIHGRDDKDNERGEGFKPSPPPSDLPKTYGKEKMYECKVCGETFHHSSSLKEHQKIHTRGNLFESKGKVCEETFIPGQSLKRRQKTYPKEKLYDFTDGGDAFRQSSDLSEHQKIHSRKNLFEGRGYEKSVIHSVPFTESQKSHTITRPPEDDEDQKAFTVSSNPDDNQKVPPQENVYERKPYERSVIHSLAFAKAEKSHSAVGPNKPKVIAESPIQSSGVTEHQKAHAGENTSEGKKYERSVIHSVAAFKPPKSCNGNEVVECEEKGESSTSVSDRHDKQQKTPARENPNEGGKNNNYKDSVIQSVSHMESQKSPTSQGSSELKKDGESSTPTSNVREHQKARSKKKNIERRNYETSVIHSLRFGDHQTFRPREKFYECPECGESFVRSYDLTEHLKIHDRKKPSGSKNYERSVIRSLVSTDPQTSYAEQQPQTSYAGHSSQMRYSDQAAQTSYAKHPVQASYSGMHMSYAVQPAHMSYTQQAAQTSYMVPPTQISYDEEQAQTSYAEQQVRNRCRECGECFATVGDLGAHQKIYAREEFHGRKLFGDTVIQGIGLEGPRPEEPRQNEPDEQDEQDEPEDAIYGCKDCGLGFADRADLRDHQKVHGREYLIDSREYTHSVIHTHSVSEYQKDYIGEQLYECPACGESFVHSSFLFEHQKIHEQDQFYGQRRYDEPFVQPLVINPRRPRAPQKSPTAGTSLQCHVCGQDFIHGSVLGEHMRIHTREDLPEQGQRSEDAVSPGLALTEFQRSQTEEKHYECKTCGETFLSQSDLREHMRIHEKDEPYDYGASFVHTSFLTEPPKRDSPFYECKDCGKSFIHNTVLTKHQKLHLEEEEEEGAQEVEANVLVPREVLRIQGSNVEAAEPEVEAAEPEVEAAEPNVEAAEPNGEAEGPDGEAAEPDGEAEQPNGEAEQPNGDADEPDGAGIEDPEERAEEPEGDADEPDGAGIEDPEEEGEDQEIQVEEPYYDCRECGETFASNSAYGEHLKTHARVIIFEPGNVYGESSRYTEHASTSTSDNDRADDKYFKCDVCGQLFSDRLSLARHQNTHTG